A region of Bacillus cabrialesii DNA encodes the following proteins:
- the dck gene encoding deoxyadenosine/deoxycytidine kinase, whose protein sequence is MKEHHIPKNSIITVAGTVGVGKSTLTKALAKRLGFKTSLEEVDHNPYLEKFYHDFERWSFHLQIYFLAERFKEQKTIFEAGGGFVQDRSIYEDTGIFAKMHADKGTMSKIDYKTYTSLFEAMVMTPYFPHPDVLIYLEGDLENILNRIEERGREMELQTNRSYWEEMHTRYENWISGFNACPVLKLRIEDYDLLNDESSIENIVDQIASVIHENQKK, encoded by the coding sequence ATGAAGGAACATCATATCCCCAAGAATTCAATTATTACAGTAGCAGGAACAGTAGGCGTCGGAAAATCGACGTTAACAAAAGCTTTGGCTAAACGGCTTGGATTTAAAACCTCTCTGGAGGAGGTCGACCATAATCCATACTTAGAAAAGTTCTATCATGATTTTGAACGTTGGAGCTTTCACCTGCAAATCTATTTCTTAGCTGAACGTTTCAAAGAACAAAAAACAATTTTTGAAGCCGGCGGAGGATTTGTACAGGATCGTTCTATTTACGAAGACACAGGGATTTTCGCGAAAATGCATGCGGACAAAGGGACAATGTCAAAGATTGATTATAAAACTTACACAAGCCTTTTCGAAGCAATGGTCATGACACCGTATTTCCCACACCCAGATGTATTGATTTACTTAGAAGGAGATCTGGAGAACATTTTAAACCGAATTGAAGAACGCGGCCGTGAAATGGAGCTTCAGACAAACCGGTCTTATTGGGAAGAAATGCATACACGATATGAAAACTGGATAAGCGGTTTTAACGCCTGCCCTGTATTAAAGCTTCGCATTGAGGATTATGATCTGCTGAACGACGAAAGCTCGATTGAAAATATTGTGGATCAAATCGCTTCAGTTATTCATGAAAATCAAAAAAAGTGA
- the pdxS gene encoding pyridoxal 5'-phosphate synthase lyase subunit PdxS has protein sequence MAQTGTERVKRGMAEMQKGGVIMDVINAEQAKIAEEAGAVAVMALERVPADIRAAGGVARMADPTIVEEVMNAVSIPVMAKARIGHIVEARVLEAMGVDYIDESEVLTPADEEFHLNKNEYTVPFVCGCRDLGEATRRIAEGASMLRTKGEPGTGNIVEAVRHMRKVNAQVRKVVAMSDDELMTEAKNLGAPYELLVQIKKDGKLPVVNFAAGGVATPADAALMMQLGADGVFVGSGIFKSDNPAKFAKAIVEATTHFTDYKLIAELSKELGTAMKGIEISNLLPEQRMQERGW, from the coding sequence ATGGCTCAAACAGGTACTGAACGTGTAAAACGCGGAATGGCAGAAATGCAAAAAGGCGGCGTCATCATGGACGTCATCAATGCGGAACAAGCGAAAATTGCTGAAGAGGCTGGGGCTGTCGCTGTAATGGCGCTGGAGCGTGTACCGGCTGATATTCGCGCGGCTGGAGGAGTTGCCCGTATGGCTGACCCTACAATCGTGGAGGAAGTAATGAATGCAGTATCTATCCCAGTAATGGCAAAAGCGCGTATCGGACATATTGTTGAAGCGCGTGTGCTTGAAGCCATGGGTGTTGACTATATTGATGAAAGTGAAGTTCTGACTCCGGCTGACGAAGAATTTCATTTAAATAAAAATGAATACACAGTTCCTTTTGTCTGCGGCTGCCGTGATCTTGGTGAAGCAACACGCCGTATTGCCGAAGGCGCTTCTATGCTTCGTACAAAAGGTGAGCCTGGAACAGGGAATATCGTTGAGGCTGTTCGCCATATGCGTAAAGTAAACGCTCAAGTGCGCAAAGTCGTTGCGATGAGTGATGATGAACTCATGACAGAAGCGAAAAACCTAGGTGCACCTTATGAGCTTCTGGTTCAAATTAAAAAAGACGGCAAGCTTCCTGTCGTTAACTTTGCCGCTGGCGGCGTAGCAACTCCAGCTGATGCTGCCCTCATGATGCAGCTTGGTGCCGACGGAGTATTTGTTGGTTCTGGTATTTTCAAATCAGACAACCCTGCTAAGTTTGCGAAAGCAATCGTGGAAGCAACAACTCACTTCACTGATTACAAATTGATCGCTGAACTTTCAAAAGAGCTTGGTACAGCAATGAAAGGGATTGAAATCTCAAACTTACTTCCAGAACAGCGTATGCAAGAACGCGGCTGGTAA
- the dacA gene encoding D-alanyl-D-alanine carboxypeptidase translates to MNIKKCKQLLMSLVVLTLAVTCLAPMSKAKAASDPIDINASAAIMIEASSGKILYSKNADKRLPIASMTKMMTEYLLLEAIDQGKVKWDQTYTPDDYVYEISQDNSLSNVPLRKDGKYTVKELYQATAIYSANAAAIAISEVVAGSETKFVEKMNAKAKELGLTDYKFVNATGLENKDLHGHQPEGTSVNEESEVSAKDMAILADHLITDYPEILETSSVAKTKFREGTDDEMDMPNWNFMLKGLVSEYKKATVDGLKTGSTDSAGSCFTGTAELNGMRVITVVLNAKGNLHTGRFDETKKMFDYAFDNFSMKEIYGEGDQVKGHKTISVDKGKEKEVGVVTNKAFSLPVKNGEEKNYKAKVTLNKDTLTAPVKKGTKVGKLTAEYTGDEKDYGFLNSNLAGVDLVTKEDVEKANWFVLTMRSIGGFFAGIWGSIVDTVTGWF, encoded by the coding sequence TTGAACATCAAGAAATGTAAACAGCTGTTGATGTCTTTGGTTGTGTTAACACTAGCTGTCACTTGTCTGGCTCCAATGTCAAAAGCAAAAGCAGCCAGCGATCCAATTGATATCAATGCATCAGCTGCTATTATGATCGAAGCTTCTTCAGGTAAAATTCTGTACAGTAAAAATGCGGATAAGAGACTGCCAATTGCGAGTATGACGAAAATGATGACAGAGTATCTGTTATTAGAAGCAATTGATCAAGGTAAAGTGAAATGGGATCAAACCTATACGCCTGATGATTATGTGTATGAAATTTCCCAAGATAACAGCTTATCAAACGTTCCTCTTCGGAAAGACGGGAAATACACAGTAAAAGAACTATATCAAGCTACAGCAATTTATTCTGCAAATGCTGCTGCTATTGCGATTTCAGAAGTCGTTGCGGGTTCTGAAACTAAGTTTGTTGAAAAAATGAATGCAAAAGCAAAAGAACTAGGCTTAACAGATTACAAATTTGTTAACGCAACTGGTCTTGAAAACAAAGATCTTCACGGGCATCAGCCTGAGGGGACAAGCGTAAATGAAGAAAGTGAAGTTTCTGCTAAGGATATGGCGATTCTTGCGGATCACTTGATTACTGACTACCCTGAGATTCTGGAAACTTCCAGTGTCGCAAAAACGAAGTTCAGAGAAGGCACTGATGACGAAATGGACATGCCGAACTGGAACTTCATGCTGAAAGGACTCGTCAGCGAGTATAAAAAAGCGACTGTAGACGGACTGAAAACAGGTTCTACTGACTCTGCGGGTTCATGTTTCACAGGAACAGCTGAACTCAACGGAATGCGTGTTATTACTGTTGTATTAAACGCAAAGGGCAACCTTCATACAGGCCGTTTCGATGAAACGAAAAAAATGTTCGATTATGCTTTCGACAACTTCTCCATGAAAGAAATTTATGGTGAAGGCGATCAAGTAAAAGGCCATAAAACAATTTCAGTTGATAAGGGCAAAGAGAAAGAAGTAGGCGTTGTGACAAACAAAGCGTTCTCTCTTCCTGTCAAAAATGGTGAAGAAAAGAATTACAAAGCAAAGGTTACATTAAACAAAGACACCTTGACCGCTCCTGTGAAAAAAGGAACGAAGGTTGGGAAACTGACTGCGGAATATACAGGTGATGAAAAGGACTACGGATTCCTTAACAGCAATCTGGCTGGCGTGGACCTTGTTACAAAAGAAGATGTAGAAAAAGCAAACTGGTTTGTTCTGACAATGCGCAGTATCGGCGGATTTTTTGCCGGCATTTGGGGAAGTATTGTTGATACAGTAACCGGCTGGTTTTAA
- the serS gene encoding serine--tRNA ligase, whose amino-acid sequence MLDTKMLRANFQEIKAKLVHKGEDLTDFDKFEALDDRRRELIGKVEELKGKRNEVSQQVAVLKREKKDADHIIKEMREVGEEIKKLDDELRTVESELDTILLSIPNIPHESVPVGKTEDDNIEVRKWGEMPSFAYEPKPHWDIADELGILDFERAAKVTGSRFVFYKGLGARLERALYNFMLDLHVDEYNYTEVIPPYMVNRASMTGTGQLPKFEEDAFKIREEDYFLIPTAEVPITNMHRDEILSGDNLPINYAAFSACFRSEAGSAGRDTRGLIRQHQFNKVELVKFVKPEDSYEELEKLTNQAERVLQLLELPYRVMSMCTGDLGFTAAKKYDIEVWIPSQNTYREISSCSNFEAFQARRANIRFRREAKGKPEHVHTLNGSGLAVGRTVAAILENYQQEDGSVVIPKVLRPYMGNREVIKP is encoded by the coding sequence ATGCTTGATACGAAAATGCTGAGAGCAAATTTTCAAGAAATTAAAGCAAAGCTTGTACACAAAGGTGAAGACTTAACTGATTTTGATAAGTTTGAAGCGCTTGACGATAGAAGAAGAGAGCTGATCGGCAAGGTTGAAGAGTTAAAAGGAAAACGGAATGAAGTATCTCAGCAGGTTGCTGTACTGAAACGTGAGAAAAAAGACGCGGATCACATTATTAAAGAAATGCGTGAAGTCGGCGAAGAAATTAAAAAACTAGATGATGAATTAAGAACAGTGGAATCTGAGCTTGATACCATTCTGCTTTCAATCCCAAACATTCCGCATGAGTCTGTCCCTGTTGGGAAAACAGAAGATGACAATATTGAAGTGCGTAAATGGGGTGAAATGCCTTCATTTGCTTACGAGCCAAAACCGCACTGGGATATCGCAGATGAGCTGGGGATTCTTGATTTTGAACGTGCTGCCAAAGTAACAGGAAGCCGTTTCGTGTTCTATAAAGGTTTAGGTGCCCGTCTGGAGCGCGCGCTTTATAACTTTATGCTTGATCTGCATGTGGATGAGTATAACTATACTGAAGTGATTCCGCCTTATATGGTAAACCGAGCAAGCATGACGGGAACGGGTCAGCTTCCTAAATTCGAAGAGGATGCGTTTAAAATCAGAGAAGAAGATTACTTCTTAATTCCGACAGCGGAAGTACCGATTACAAACATGCATCGTGATGAAATCCTTTCAGGTGATAACCTGCCGATTAACTATGCGGCATTCAGTGCCTGCTTCCGTTCTGAAGCTGGTTCAGCAGGGCGTGATACACGCGGATTAATCCGTCAGCACCAATTTAACAAAGTTGAGCTTGTGAAGTTTGTGAAGCCTGAAGATTCTTATGAAGAATTAGAGAAGCTGACAAACCAGGCAGAACGAGTTCTTCAGCTGCTTGAGCTTCCATACCGTGTCATGAGCATGTGTACGGGTGACTTAGGCTTTACTGCTGCGAAAAAATACGATATCGAAGTTTGGATTCCAAGCCAAAACACATATCGTGAAATCTCTTCTTGCAGCAACTTCGAAGCGTTCCAGGCAAGACGTGCGAACATTCGTTTTAGACGTGAAGCGAAAGGCAAGCCTGAGCATGTACACACACTGAACGGTTCAGGTCTGGCGGTTGGAAGAACAGTTGCCGCTATCTTAGAAAATTATCAGCAGGAAGACGGAAGCGTTGTAATTCCAAAAGTTCTTCGCCCTTATATGGGGAATAGAGAAGTAATAAAGCCTTAA
- the pdxT gene encoding pyridoxal 5'-phosphate synthase glutaminase subunit PdxT: MLTIGVLGLQGAVREHIRAIEACGAAGLVVKRPEQLNEIDGLILPGGESTTMRRLIDTYQFMEPLREFAAQGKPMFGTCAGLIILAKEIAGSDNPHLGLLNVVVERNSFGRQVDSFEADLTIKGLDEPFTGVFIRAPHILKAGENVEVLSEHNGRIVAAKQDHFLGCSFHPELTEDHRVTQLFVQMVEEYKQKALV, encoded by the coding sequence ATGTTAACAATAGGTGTACTTGGACTTCAAGGAGCAGTAAGAGAGCATATCCGTGCAATTGAAGCATGCGGTGCGGCTGGTCTTGTCGTAAAACGTCCGGAGCAGCTGAACGAAATTGACGGGCTGATTTTACCCGGCGGTGAGAGCACGACGATGCGCCGTTTGATTGATACGTATCAATTCATGGAGCCGCTTCGTGAATTTGCTGCTCAGGGCAAACCAATGTTTGGGACGTGCGCCGGATTAATTATATTAGCAAAAGAAATTGCTGGTTCAGATAATCCTCATTTAGGTCTTCTGAACGTGGTTGTTGAACGCAATTCATTTGGCCGGCAGGTTGACAGCTTTGAAGCTGATTTAACAATCAAAGGCCTTGACGAACCTTTCACAGGGGTATTTATCCGTGCGCCGCATATTTTAAAAGCCGGTGAAAATGTTGAAGTTCTTTCGGAGCATAATGGTCGTATTGTAGCCGCTAAACAGGATCATTTCTTGGGCTGCTCGTTCCATCCTGAGCTGACAGAAGATCACCGAGTAACACAGCTGTTTGTTCAAATGGTTGAGGAATACAAGCAGAAAGCACTTGTATAA
- a CDS encoding glycoside hydrolase family 18 protein → MYVVKQGDTLSAIASQYRTTVSQITETNEIPNADSLVVGQTIVIPIAGQFYDVKQGDTLTSIARQFNTTAAELARINRIQLNTVLQIGFRLYIPPAPKRDIESNAYLEPRGNQVSENLQQAAREASPYLTYLGAFSFQAQRDGTLVAPPLTNLRSIAENQNTTLMMIITNLENQAFSDELGRILLNDDTVKRRLLNEIVENAREYGFRDIHFDFEYLRPQDREAYNQFLREARDLFHREGLEISTALAPKTSATQQGRWYEAHDYRAHGQIVDFVVLMTYEWGYSGGPAQAVSPIGPVRDVIEYALTEMPANKIVMGQNLYGYDWTLPYTAGGTPARAISPQQAIVIADQNNAEIQYDQTAQAPFFRYTDAENRRHEVWFEDARSIQAKFNLIKELNLRGISYWKLGLSFPQNWLLLSDQFNVVKKTFR, encoded by the coding sequence ATTTATGTAGTGAAACAAGGAGACACTCTTTCTGCTATCGCTTCACAATACAGAACAACTGTAAGTCAGATCACAGAAACGAATGAAATACCAAATGCCGACAGCCTTGTTGTCGGACAAACCATTGTCATTCCAATTGCTGGCCAGTTCTATGATGTGAAGCAAGGTGATACCCTGACATCCATCGCGCGGCAGTTTAATACAACTGCAGCCGAGCTCGCCAGGATTAACCGCATCCAGTTAAATACCGTACTTCAGATTGGTTTCCGTTTATACATCCCGCCGGCACCTAAACGGGACATCGAATCAAATGCTTATTTAGAGCCCCGTGGAAATCAAGTCAGCGAAAATCTCCAGCAGGCGGCCAGAGAAGCATCACCTTACTTAACGTATCTTGGCGCATTCAGTTTCCAAGCACAGCGCGACGGAACTTTAGTCGCACCGCCATTAACGAACTTAAGAAGCATCGCAGAGAATCAAAATACGACATTAATGATGATTATAACCAACTTAGAAAACCAGGCATTCAGCGATGAACTCGGCCGGATTCTTTTGAACGACGATACTGTAAAAAGAAGGCTTTTAAATGAAATAGTCGAGAATGCCAGGGAATATGGTTTCCGTGATATTCATTTTGACTTTGAATATTTGCGGCCTCAGGATAGAGAAGCCTATAATCAATTTCTCCGGGAAGCAAGGGATCTTTTCCATCGAGAAGGCTTAGAGATTTCTACGGCACTTGCCCCTAAAACAAGCGCAACGCAGCAGGGCAGATGGTACGAAGCCCACGATTATAGGGCACACGGCCAAATCGTCGACTTTGTCGTTCTCATGACATATGAATGGGGCTATAGCGGCGGGCCGGCCCAAGCCGTTTCTCCAATTGGGCCTGTCCGGGATGTCATAGAATATGCTTTAACTGAAATGCCTGCAAATAAAATTGTTATGGGCCAGAATTTATATGGATATGACTGGACGCTGCCGTATACAGCGGGCGGAACCCCGGCAAGAGCAATAAGCCCTCAGCAAGCCATTGTCATAGCCGATCAAAACAATGCAGAAATTCAGTATGACCAAACCGCTCAAGCCCCTTTCTTCCGCTATACTGATGCAGAAAACAGAAGACACGAGGTATGGTTCGAGGATGCCCGCTCAATCCAAGCAAAATTCAATTTGATTAAAGAGCTGAATTTAAGAGGCATCAGCTATTGGAAGCTGGGTCTTTCCTTCCCGCAAAACTGGCTGCTGCTGTCTGATCAATTTAATGTTGTCAAAAAGACGTTTCGATAA
- the guaB gene encoding IMP dehydrogenase, which yields MWESKFSKEGLTFDDVLLVPAKSEVLPRDVDLSVELTKTLKLNIPVISAGMDTVTESAMAIAMARQGGLGIIHKNMSIEQQAEQVDKVKRSERGVITNPFFLTPDHQVFDAEHLMGKYRISGVPIVNNEEDQKLVGIITNRDLRFISDYSMKISDVMTKEELVTAPVGTTLDEAEKILQKHKIEKLPLVDDQNKLKGLITIKDIEKVIEFPNSSKDIHGRLIVGAAVGVTGDTMTRVKKLVEANVDVIVIDTAHGHSQGVLNTVTKIRETYPELNIIAGNVATAEATRALIEAGADVVKVGIGPGSICTTRVVAGVGVPQITAIYDCATEARKHGKTIIADGGIKFSGDITKALASGGHAVMLGSLLAGTSESPGETEIYQGRRFKVYRGMGSVAAMEKGSKDRYFQEENKKFVPEGIEGRTPYKGPVEETVYQLVGGLRSGMGYCGSKDLHALREEAQFIRMTGAGLRESHPHDVQITKESPNYTIS from the coding sequence ATGTGGGAAAGTAAATTTTCAAAAGAAGGCTTAACGTTCGACGATGTGCTGCTTGTACCAGCCAAGTCTGAGGTACTTCCGCGTGATGTGGATTTATCTGTAGAACTTACAAAGACGTTAAAGCTGAATATTCCTGTCATCAGCGCAGGTATGGACACTGTAACAGAATCAGCAATGGCAATTGCAATGGCTAGACAGGGCGGCTTGGGCATCATTCATAAAAATATGTCCATTGAACAGCAAGCTGAACAAGTTGATAAAGTAAAGCGTTCTGAGCGCGGCGTTATCACAAATCCCTTCTTTTTAACTCCTGATCACCAAGTATTTGATGCGGAGCATTTGATGGGGAAATACAGAATTTCCGGTGTTCCGATTGTAAATAACGAAGAAGATCAAAAGCTTGTCGGAATCATTACAAACCGTGATCTTCGTTTTATTTCTGACTACTCAATGAAAATCAGTGACGTCATGACGAAAGAAGAACTTGTTACTGCACCTGTAGGAACGACTCTTGATGAAGCTGAAAAGATTTTGCAGAAACATAAAATTGAAAAACTTCCACTCGTTGATGACCAAAATAAATTAAAAGGTCTTATCACAATCAAAGACATTGAAAAAGTCATTGAGTTCCCGAACTCATCTAAAGACATCCACGGCCGTCTGATCGTTGGTGCGGCAGTTGGCGTTACTGGCGACACAATGACTCGCGTCAAGAAGCTTGTTGAAGCCAATGTCGATGTTATTGTTATCGATACAGCTCACGGACATTCTCAAGGTGTATTAAACACAGTAACAAAAATCCGTGAAACATATCCTGAATTAAACATTATCGCTGGAAACGTGGCAACAGCTGAAGCGACAAGAGCGCTTATCGAAGCCGGTGCAGACGTTGTCAAAGTTGGAATCGGACCTGGTTCAATTTGTACTACACGCGTGGTAGCAGGTGTCGGTGTCCCGCAAATCACAGCGATCTATGATTGTGCGACTGAAGCAAGAAAGCACGGCAAAACAATCATCGCCGACGGCGGAATTAAATTCTCTGGCGATATCACGAAAGCATTGGCATCCGGCGGACATGCTGTTATGCTCGGAAGCTTGCTTGCGGGGACGTCAGAAAGCCCTGGTGAAACTGAAATCTACCAAGGCAGAAGATTTAAAGTATACCGCGGCATGGGATCAGTTGCTGCAATGGAAAAAGGAAGCAAAGACCGTTACTTCCAAGAAGAAAACAAAAAATTCGTTCCTGAAGGAATTGAAGGACGCACACCTTACAAAGGACCAGTTGAAGAAACAGTTTATCAGCTAGTTGGCGGTCTTCGTTCTGGTATGGGATATTGCGGATCTAAAGATCTTCACGCTTTAAGAGAAGAAGCTCAATTCATTCGCATGACTGGCGCGGGACTTCGTGAAAGCCATCCGCATGACGTACAGATTACAAAAGAATCTCCGAACTATACAATTTCATAA
- the tadA gene encoding tRNA adenosine(34) deaminase TadA, with translation MTQDELYMIEAMKEARKAEEKGEVPIGAVLVVNDEIVARAHNLRETEQRSIAHAEMLVIDEACKALGTWRLEGATLYVTLEPCPMCAGAVVLSRVEKVVFGAFDPKGGCSGTLMNLLQEERFNHQAEVVSGVLEEECGEMLSSFFRELRKKKKALRKNLSE, from the coding sequence ATGACACAAGATGAACTTTATATGATAGAAGCAATGAAAGAAGCGAGAAAAGCTGAAGAAAAAGGTGAAGTGCCAATCGGTGCCGTCCTTGTCGTGAATGATGAAATCGTAGCACGTGCGCATAATTTAAGAGAAACGGAGCAGAGATCAATTGCTCATGCCGAAATGCTTGTGATTGATGAAGCGTGCAAGGCGCTAGGGACGTGGCGGCTGGAAGGTGCAACACTTTACGTTACGCTTGAACCTTGCCCGATGTGTGCCGGTGCCGTCGTGCTTTCCAGAGTGGAAAAAGTGGTTTTTGGCGCGTTTGATCCTAAAGGAGGCTGCTCTGGCACGCTTATGAACCTTTTACAGGAAGAGCGCTTTAATCACCAGGCTGAAGTGGTGAGCGGAGTGCTAGAGGAGGAATGCGGAGAAATGCTCAGTTCGTTTTTTAGAGAACTGAGAAAAAAGAAAAAAGCCTTAAGGAAAAACTTGTCTGAGTAG
- the dgk gene encoding deoxyguanosine kinase: protein MNTAPFIAIEGPIGAGKTTLATMLSQEFGFPMINEIVEDNPYLDKFYDNIEEWSFQLEMFFLCHRYKQLEDTSDHFLKKGQPVIADYHIYKNVIFAERTLSQLQLEKYKKIYHLLTDDLPKPNFIIYIKASLPTLLHRIEKRGRPFEKKIETSYLEQLIADYEIAIKQLQEADPELTVLTIDGDSKDFVLNKSDFERIAAHVKELIV from the coding sequence ATGAATACAGCCCCTTTTATTGCAATAGAAGGTCCTATCGGGGCAGGAAAAACAACCCTCGCGACGATGCTTTCACAAGAATTTGGATTCCCTATGATCAATGAGATTGTTGAGGATAACCCGTACCTTGATAAGTTTTATGACAATATAGAGGAATGGAGCTTCCAGCTTGAGATGTTTTTTCTTTGTCACAGATACAAACAGCTTGAAGACACCAGTGATCACTTTTTAAAAAAGGGACAGCCTGTGATAGCTGATTATCATATTTATAAAAATGTGATTTTTGCGGAACGTACTCTGTCTCAACTTCAACTGGAAAAATATAAAAAGATTTATCACCTGCTTACGGATGATCTGCCAAAGCCGAATTTCATCATTTACATAAAGGCTAGTCTGCCCACATTGTTACACCGCATTGAAAAACGCGGACGCCCCTTTGAGAAAAAAATTGAAACAAGCTATTTGGAGCAGCTGATCGCAGATTATGAAATCGCCATCAAACAGCTGCAGGAAGCAGATCCTGAACTTACAGTGTTAACGATAGATGGTGATTCAAAAGATTTCGTTTTGAATAAGAGCGACTTTGAACGCATTGCCGCCCATGTAAAGGAGCTTATCGTATGA
- a CDS encoding isochorismatase family cysteine hydrolase encodes MSKADTALLIVDMINNFEFDMGESLAKKTEKIVPHILSLKEYARQNDWPIIYINDHYGLWQADIKNIQQECTNERSKNIIRQIAPEDADYFLIKPKHSAFYETALHTLLTELQVKHIILTGIAGNICVLFTANDAYMREYSITIPKDCIASNRDEDNEFALTMMENVLFAEITTEEQITEK; translated from the coding sequence TTGTCCAAAGCAGACACAGCTCTTCTCATTGTAGACATGATCAATAATTTTGAATTCGATATGGGAGAAAGCCTCGCCAAAAAAACAGAAAAAATCGTTCCTCACATTTTATCATTAAAGGAGTACGCGAGACAAAACGACTGGCCGATTATCTACATTAATGATCATTACGGACTTTGGCAAGCTGATATTAAAAATATTCAGCAGGAATGCACAAATGAAAGAAGCAAGAATATCATCAGACAAATAGCTCCGGAAGATGCTGATTATTTTTTAATCAAACCGAAGCATTCCGCTTTTTACGAAACAGCACTCCACACTCTTCTTACCGAATTACAGGTGAAGCATATTATCTTAACAGGTATAGCCGGTAACATATGTGTGCTGTTTACCGCTAATGACGCTTACATGAGAGAATACAGCATTACGATTCCCAAGGATTGCATCGCCTCAAATCGTGACGAAGACAACGAATTTGCCTTAACCATGATGGAGAATGTTCTTTTTGCGGAAATTACGACGGAGGAACAAATTACAGAAAAATAA